One window of Sulfurospirillum sp. 1612 genomic DNA carries:
- a CDS encoding SMC family ATPase: MMILTKLHLENFKKYTTFEIELTEGLIGIIGKNGSGKSTLFEAILFALYGELKNRKYKEVLRNASASDKDAVLVKLDFEFENTTYQVVRAFRGKALSASAKFYKNGTLMTTGAKEVTHAIIKLIKMSKEAFLHTLFASQKELMSLSILKNEERKKMIRRLLGLEKIDFVENELILTLRELKKEISTVAEMLLSEEEIKSKNESIQQIKDKTALIVKDTEVLEKEILALKSQEVLVKKELATFVTIKEHRQKTHSELELLEKDKKANIQNQNRCERELNILEAKAKELHAKKDVKKEYEVLNLKLKEQEKLKNFHLQKEGLQKEQVQLRVQYQKYKNDIKSLEHACAGYEQMRLKEKEFKTTLAVLLKEITRLKGIEQQLRSELSAENRIVEDTKKKIKNIKTLGRQSPCPTCTRALLDAYDQVIDSLESIVKTTTEEKIDKIKVKVHNTQTALEKAEIEQKKLEKSLQEISQSLTLIQSKQKDLERAKEAFVTVREQGTANNEALKALEGHVYDEKVHISLLRAMETLKIQYEHVLRLEAELKREADLKAEWRRFKEALKVLDEQLKNKQEAYQNIHYDEKEHQVAQKALETLQQSKEEKLDQLNRLKIQIARYDGEIKTLQNDFKQNEIGLAKVQKKKDDMQDYEKIKVSLGAFKTRLNAKVAPRISEIASQMYASITKGKYQYIEVSNDFDFYIYDEGAKYPIERFSGGEVDLANLVLRIAISKTLGELNGASRIGFLAFDEVFGSQDESRRMQILEAFHLIKEQYRQIFLISHEMEIKEMFERVIEL; encoded by the coding sequence ATGATGATACTCACTAAATTGCACCTTGAGAATTTTAAAAAATACACCACTTTTGAGATTGAATTGACAGAAGGACTCATCGGTATCATCGGTAAAAACGGTAGTGGCAAATCAACACTCTTTGAAGCCATCCTTTTTGCTCTTTATGGTGAACTCAAAAATAGAAAATACAAAGAGGTCCTACGCAATGCCTCAGCGAGCGATAAAGATGCGGTTTTGGTCAAACTGGATTTTGAGTTTGAAAATACCACGTATCAAGTCGTACGGGCATTTCGGGGTAAAGCTTTGAGTGCAAGTGCAAAGTTTTATAAAAACGGGACGCTGATGACCACAGGGGCTAAAGAGGTCACTCATGCGATTATCAAATTGATAAAGATGAGTAAAGAGGCCTTTTTGCATACGCTTTTTGCCTCACAAAAAGAGCTCATGAGCTTGAGTATTCTCAAAAATGAAGAACGAAAAAAGATGATACGCCGTCTTTTGGGTCTAGAAAAGATTGATTTTGTAGAAAATGAGTTGATTTTGACACTAAGAGAGCTCAAAAAGGAGATTAGCACCGTTGCTGAAATGCTTTTGAGTGAAGAGGAGATTAAGAGTAAAAATGAGAGTATTCAGCAGATTAAAGATAAAACGGCACTGATTGTAAAAGATACCGAGGTGTTAGAAAAAGAGATTCTAGCGCTCAAATCTCAAGAAGTTTTGGTGAAAAAAGAGTTAGCGACTTTTGTCACTATCAAGGAGCACCGACAAAAAACACACAGCGAATTGGAACTTTTAGAAAAAGACAAAAAAGCCAATATACAAAATCAAAATCGATGTGAACGTGAGCTAAACATATTAGAAGCCAAAGCCAAAGAGCTTCACGCGAAAAAGGATGTGAAAAAAGAGTATGAGGTTCTTAATTTAAAGCTCAAAGAGCAGGAAAAATTGAAAAATTTCCATCTCCAAAAAGAGGGCTTGCAAAAAGAACAAGTACAACTTAGAGTGCAGTATCAAAAATACAAAAATGACATCAAATCCCTAGAACACGCTTGTGCGGGGTATGAGCAAATGCGTCTCAAAGAGAAAGAATTCAAAACTACACTGGCGGTGTTATTGAAAGAAATAACGCGCCTCAAAGGCATAGAACAACAATTACGCTCCGAACTCTCAGCAGAAAATAGAATCGTAGAAGATACCAAGAAAAAAATCAAAAACATCAAAACATTGGGACGTCAATCTCCTTGTCCGACTTGTACGCGGGCACTTTTGGATGCGTATGATCAAGTGATTGACTCACTTGAATCGATAGTGAAAACCACCACTGAAGAGAAGATTGACAAAATCAAGGTCAAAGTCCACAATACTCAAACAGCACTAGAAAAAGCTGAAATAGAGCAAAAAAAGCTAGAAAAATCCCTGCAAGAGATTAGCCAATCACTCACCCTGATACAGAGCAAACAAAAGGATTTAGAGCGTGCAAAAGAGGCATTTGTCACAGTGCGTGAGCAAGGCACAGCCAACAATGAGGCACTCAAAGCGCTAGAGGGTCATGTTTATGATGAGAAGGTGCATATCAGCTTACTCCGTGCTATGGAAACTTTAAAAATCCAATATGAGCACGTGCTACGTTTAGAGGCAGAACTCAAAAGAGAAGCAGACCTCAAAGCGGAGTGGAGACGCTTCAAAGAGGCACTAAAAGTCCTAGATGAACAATTAAAAAACAAGCAAGAGGCGTATCAAAACATTCATTATGATGAGAAGGAACATCAAGTCGCACAGAAGGCATTAGAAACATTGCAACAATCAAAAGAGGAAAAATTAGACCAACTCAATCGCCTAAAGATTCAGATTGCCCGATATGACGGGGAAATCAAAACGTTGCAAAATGATTTTAAACAAAATGAAATAGGGCTTGCCAAAGTCCAAAAGAAAAAAGATGACATGCAAGATTATGAGAAGATCAAAGTGAGTCTTGGTGCTTTTAAAACCCGCTTAAATGCCAAAGTAGCCCCACGCATCTCTGAGATTGCATCGCAGATGTATGCGAGCATTACCAAAGGGAAATATCAATACATCGAAGTCAGTAATGATTTTGATTTTTATATTTATGATGAAGGGGCAAAATACCCCATAGAGCGCTTTAGTGGGGGTGAGGTGGATTTGGCCAATTTGGTGCTGCGTATTGCTATCTCAAAAACACTAGGGGAGCTCAATGGGGCGAGTCGTATTGGTTTTTTGGCTTTTGATGAGGTTTTTGGCTCCCAAGATGAGAGCCGCAGGATGCAAATCTTAGAAGCGTTTCATCTCATAAAAGAGCAGTATCGCCAAATCTTTTTAATTTCTCATGAGATGGAAATCAAAGAGATGTTTGAGCGGGTAATTGAGCTTTAA
- a CDS encoding metallophosphoesterase family protein, translating to MKIVHFSDTHLGFSDLDILNEENINQREADFYDAFAAIVKEIKAMKPDYIIHTGDLFHRASPSNRAITFALEQFKIIDALDIPFIMIAGNHSTPRTNLSSPILKIFENFKNIHVSYEQQYKKIEFDDVIFHTLPHMNDETKAVAEIERCDAQIDEAKKNIMMLHCSVGAHFLMAEFGEWVYPREKEYLFEKMDYVALGHWHGFGAVGTHKNVYYAGSSERTSLNDKRNSKGFVELTLTDALQVRYHEIKIRPIKTYEINCEDFEHAIAALDVSDIKDCLIEVTLTHLTPMRSIEIQSQEIEALFPHALHVTIRREFVQSDYKSTLGDIEAPSVEEYFLEHIKEEADGQEYERLHSKVQELFARYEEVNDDTH from the coding sequence TTGAAAATTGTGCATTTTAGTGATACCCATTTGGGCTTTAGTGATTTGGATATTTTAAATGAAGAAAATATCAATCAAAGAGAAGCGGATTTTTATGACGCTTTTGCGGCTATCGTCAAAGAGATAAAGGCGATGAAACCCGATTATATCATCCATACCGGAGATCTTTTTCATCGCGCTTCCCCGAGCAATCGCGCCATCACTTTTGCGCTAGAGCAGTTTAAGATAATCGACGCGCTGGATATTCCTTTTATCATGATAGCTGGCAATCACTCCACACCCAGGACCAATCTGAGCTCTCCGATTCTCAAAATCTTTGAAAATTTCAAAAATATCCATGTCTCTTATGAGCAACAATACAAAAAAATAGAGTTTGATGATGTTATCTTTCATACGCTGCCTCACATGAATGATGAGACCAAAGCCGTGGCTGAGATTGAGCGCTGTGACGCACAGATTGATGAAGCGAAAAAAAACATCATGATGCTCCATTGTTCTGTGGGGGCGCACTTTTTGATGGCTGAATTTGGCGAGTGGGTTTATCCAAGGGAGAAAGAGTATCTTTTTGAAAAGATGGATTATGTTGCCCTTGGGCATTGGCATGGATTTGGTGCGGTGGGCACACACAAAAATGTCTATTATGCAGGTTCCAGTGAGCGCACCAGTCTCAATGACAAGCGCAACTCCAAAGGCTTTGTGGAGCTTACTCTCACAGATGCCCTGCAAGTGCGCTATCATGAGATAAAAATTCGCCCGATTAAAACGTATGAGATAAACTGTGAGGATTTTGAGCATGCCATTGCTGCGCTTGATGTGAGCGATATCAAAGATTGTCTGATTGAAGTCACACTCACCCATCTCACCCCGATGCGCTCTATTGAAATCCAAAGCCAGGAGATTGAAGCACTTTTCCCTCACGCATTGCATGTCACGATTCGACGCGAATTTGTACAGAGTGATTATAAGAGCACTCTAGGTGATATTGAGGCGCCTTCTGTGGAGGAGTATTTTTTAGAACATATCAAAGAAGAGGCCGATGGCCAAGAGTATGAGAGATTGCACAGCAAAGTACAAGAGTTGTTTGCCCGCTATGAGGAGGTGAATGATGATACTCACTAA
- a CDS encoding anaerobic nitric oxide reductase flavorubredoxin: MSFTIKNNIYLVGNVDWEIEQYQGYKYSTHKGSSYNAYLIKEQKNVLIDTVDAPFTEVFIKNLKNEIDLKTIDYIIINHGEKDHTGALPELMKLIPDTPIYCTKNGIKSLRGQYHQDWNFNSVKTGDRLSLGDKELIFVEMPMLHWPDSMLCYLTEDNILFSNDAFGQHYATSAIYNDLVDQDELFVECLKYYSNILTPYNTKVTKKIEEILSLNLPIDMICPSHGVLWRDNPTQIVQLYLKWAQNYQENQITILYDTMWESTRHMAEAIAEGIKKSDETTIIKLMHLSKRDKNDVIAEVFKSKAILVGSPTVNKGLLTSIASIFEFIKSLQFKEKKGAAFGSYGWSGESTKLINARLVESGFDLANEGLKISWKPDEEALRACIEFGKTFADHVNEKKAESVN, encoded by the coding sequence GTGAGCTTTACTATCAAAAACAACATTTACCTCGTCGGTAATGTGGATTGGGAAATTGAGCAATATCAAGGCTATAAATACTCCACACACAAAGGCTCCTCTTACAATGCCTATCTTATAAAAGAGCAGAAAAATGTCCTGATAGATACGGTTGATGCTCCTTTTACTGAAGTGTTTATCAAAAATCTCAAAAATGAAATCGACTTAAAGACAATCGATTATATCATCATCAATCACGGAGAGAAAGACCATACCGGAGCCCTTCCTGAACTCATGAAGCTCATCCCTGATACGCCGATTTACTGCACAAAAAACGGTATCAAATCGCTGCGGGGACAATACCATCAAGATTGGAATTTCAATAGTGTCAAAACAGGGGATAGACTCAGTCTGGGTGATAAAGAGTTGATATTTGTCGAAATGCCGATGCTGCATTGGCCCGATAGCATGCTGTGTTATTTGACTGAGGATAATATACTCTTTAGCAATGATGCCTTTGGACAACATTACGCTACTTCAGCGATTTACAATGATTTGGTCGATCAAGATGAGTTGTTTGTGGAGTGTTTAAAATACTACTCCAACATCCTCACACCCTACAACACAAAAGTCACTAAAAAGATAGAAGAGATTTTATCGCTCAATCTGCCTATTGATATGATTTGTCCATCACATGGCGTGCTGTGGCGTGATAATCCCACGCAAATTGTACAACTGTACCTCAAATGGGCACAGAATTATCAAGAGAATCAAATCACCATCCTGTATGACACCATGTGGGAATCGACAAGACACATGGCTGAGGCGATTGCTGAGGGGATTAAAAAATCAGATGAGACCACCATCATCAAACTCATGCATCTCTCCAAAAGAGACAAAAATGATGTCATCGCCGAAGTCTTTAAATCCAAAGCCATCTTAGTGGGTTCACCTACGGTCAACAAAGGATTGCTCACGTCCATCGCTTCCATATTTGAATTTATCAAATCTTTACAGTTCAAAGAGAAAAAAGGGGCGGCATTTGGCTCTTATGGTTGGAGTGGAGAATCCACCAAACTCATCAATGCTAGATTGGTAGAGAGTGGTTTTGATTTGGCCAATGAGGGGCTGAAGATTTCATGGAAGCCTGATGAAGAGGCACTGAGAGCGTGCATTGAATTTGGTAAAACATTTGCAGATCATGTCAATGAAAAGAAAGCTGAGAGCGTAAATTAA
- the rd gene encoding rubredoxin, translating to MQKYVCSVCGYIYDPELGDPDSGIAPGTAFEDIPDDWVCPDCGVAKEDFDPVEA from the coding sequence ATGCAAAAATATGTTTGTAGTGTTTGTGGTTATATCTATGACCCAGAACTCGGTGATCCTGATTCTGGTATTGCGCCCGGAACGGCATTTGAAGATATCCCTGATGATTGGGTTTGCCCAGATTGTGGTGTTGCAAAAGAAGATTTTGACCCAGTAGAAGCGTAA
- a CDS encoding ABC transporter substrate-binding protein translates to MTLKQKILMLMIVALTLDITQAKAAEKITVGALRWTSHAASFVAYERGYFKNAGLNVKFKFFKAAQPMAIAIASGDVDFGVTATTGGLINLAGKGAIKIIGGALHEDKSIDGMMILASKKAYDAGLKTPADLKGHTFGITQTGSSFHYMAHKIAQKEGFLDSDIILKPLQKVGALIGALKTQQIDALAMVPHIAKNLIQNPNIIMIGKISDYIPDYQVTTVFTSTKNAQDRPKLVTAFLKAFSKGVADFDAALVDKTAGKKAEVAMIKLIHKYVYSDKPYDKAAPLIKNGAMRLNKGARLDLKSIQDQLDWFKSEGFVKNNITMKMLVDPQYVKTY, encoded by the coding sequence ATGACACTAAAGCAGAAAATCCTAATGCTAATGATTGTGGCTTTGACACTGGACATAACACAAGCAAAAGCAGCAGAAAAAATCACCGTAGGCGCTTTGCGCTGGACGTCTCACGCCGCAAGTTTTGTGGCATATGAGCGAGGATATTTCAAGAATGCAGGTCTTAATGTGAAGTTTAAATTTTTCAAAGCCGCGCAACCTATGGCCATCGCCATCGCTTCAGGAGATGTGGATTTTGGCGTGACCGCTACCACAGGAGGTTTGATCAATCTCGCGGGCAAAGGAGCCATCAAAATCATTGGTGGGGCATTACATGAAGACAAATCTATCGATGGAATGATGATTTTGGCTTCCAAAAAAGCCTATGATGCGGGGCTGAAGACTCCTGCTGATCTTAAAGGGCACACTTTTGGTATCACCCAAACAGGCTCTTCGTTTCATTATATGGCTCACAAAATCGCTCAAAAAGAGGGATTTTTAGATTCGGATATCATATTAAAACCCTTGCAAAAAGTTGGCGCACTCATTGGCGCATTGAAAACCCAGCAAATCGATGCATTGGCGATGGTACCGCACATTGCAAAAAACTTGATTCAAAATCCCAATATCATCATGATTGGTAAAATATCAGATTATATCCCTGATTATCAAGTCACGACTGTATTTACCTCCACTAAAAATGCCCAAGACAGACCCAAACTCGTCACAGCATTTTTAAAAGCATTTTCAAAAGGAGTGGCAGACTTTGATGCGGCACTCGTTGATAAAACAGCGGGCAAAAAAGCCGAAGTAGCCATGATAAAATTAATCCACAAATATGTCTATAGCGATAAACCCTATGACAAAGCTGCACCCCTTATCAAAAACGGGGCCATGCGTCTCAATAAGGGAGCACGTTTGGATTTAAAAAGCATCCAAGACCAGCTTGATTGGTTCAAATCTGAGGGCTTTGTCAAAAACAATATTACTATGAAAATGCTCGTCGATCCACAATATGTAAAAACGTACTAA
- a CDS encoding DUF805 domain-containing protein yields MKGKILDFNAQSREGVISGDDGQRYTFLMQEWQSAQIRPTIGQYVDFVAQNNIATSIYVEPKATNGIENVLTSENIFMRYYVGVLKNYVTFSGRARREEFWYFTLFSFLISLLLSAINPALSGLYSLAVLLPTLAVSARRLHDTDRSAWWLLLYLIPIIGLLVLILFFIFDSKPGANRFGANPKGID; encoded by the coding sequence ATGAAGGGCAAAATCTTGGATTTTAATGCGCAATCTCGCGAGGGTGTTATTTCGGGTGATGACGGTCAGCGTTATACCTTTTTGATGCAAGAGTGGCAATCAGCACAAATACGTCCAACAATAGGACAATACGTAGATTTTGTCGCACAAAATAATATCGCCACCAGTATTTATGTAGAACCAAAAGCCACCAATGGTATTGAAAATGTATTGACAAGTGAGAATATTTTTATGAGATATTATGTCGGTGTTTTGAAAAATTATGTTACATTTAGCGGACGGGCAAGACGTGAGGAATTTTGGTATTTTACCTTGTTTAGTTTTCTTATTTCTCTGCTATTATCAGCAATCAATCCCGCACTCAGTGGACTTTACAGTTTAGCTGTATTGCTTCCGACATTGGCCGTTTCAGCAAGACGCCTACACGATACGGACCGCAGTGCTTGGTGGTTATTGTTGTATCTTATCCCTATCATCGGTCTCCTCGTTTTGATTCTCTTTTTCATCTTTGATAGCAAACCCGGAGCCAACAGATTTGGAGCCAATCCTAAGGGTATCGACTAA
- a CDS encoding HD domain-containing phosphohydrolase translates to MSTENNYKLLNKYAIFALLIWSIFIFIFLYYNIKSFYQYADELALNEAKVSVQKDFAYRSWVSSHGGVYVPITLRTPPNPYLKNIKNRDVTTNDGQSLTLMNPSYTLSQMMHDYTELYGIRTKITSSKLMNPKNKPDPWEAKALKIVEKSKLPFYEKSNINHHQYLRYLGPMITQQSCLKCHGIQGYKIGDVRGGVSISIPLKNAYENAYNQSFRSVAFGCIVWLFGLVLIWFSSNKVQQSFKMQISLYEQNIYSLVDLMEQRDSYTAGHTRRVAHYASLIARQMGCNEREIHQLYRASMLHDIGKISTPDSILLKPSRLNQSEYAVIQEHVTTGYNILKSMDIFKDLAEIVRHHHERYDGLGYPQKLKGDQIPILSYIMCLADAFDAMTTDRIYKGRKSIQEAIKEIQALRGKQFHPLVVDAAVVALRDIEIEQTIFQDPNSSLEKARFVYFYNDQLTGAYNREYLKFVLQHSEQDIYHYQGAHGIYLHHFSEYNHEFGWHAGDVLLTLFAEELRTRFPEALVFRSFGDDFIILHKKRPHTLDILPFESLKGTHVSACYHYVDLQNIQSDISIEAFEALFCHQCHESDMNA, encoded by the coding sequence ATGTCTACGGAAAATAATTACAAACTTTTGAATAAATATGCAATATTTGCACTATTAATCTGGAGTATTTTTATCTTCATTTTTTTGTATTATAATATCAAATCTTTTTATCAATATGCCGATGAATTGGCACTCAATGAAGCAAAAGTCAGTGTCCAAAAAGATTTTGCTTACCGTTCTTGGGTCTCTTCTCATGGCGGTGTTTATGTGCCCATTACTTTGAGAACACCCCCTAATCCTTATCTCAAAAATATCAAAAATCGTGATGTCACGACAAATGATGGACAATCGCTCACCTTGATGAATCCCTCTTATACGCTCTCTCAAATGATGCATGATTATACTGAGCTTTATGGAATTCGCACCAAGATTACGAGCAGTAAGCTCATGAATCCCAAAAACAAGCCCGATCCCTGGGAAGCCAAAGCTTTGAAAATAGTCGAAAAAAGCAAACTTCCTTTTTACGAAAAAAGCAACATCAATCATCATCAATATTTGCGTTATTTAGGACCGATGATAACCCAACAGAGTTGTTTGAAATGTCACGGTATTCAAGGTTATAAAATCGGTGATGTTAGAGGAGGGGTATCCATCTCAATTCCATTGAAAAATGCCTATGAAAATGCCTATAATCAATCATTTCGTAGTGTTGCATTTGGTTGTATTGTGTGGCTTTTTGGTCTGGTTTTGATATGGTTTTCTTCAAACAAAGTCCAACAAAGTTTCAAAATGCAAATCAGCCTTTATGAACAAAATATTTATTCTTTGGTAGATTTGATGGAACAAAGAGATAGTTACACAGCAGGGCACACGCGAAGAGTGGCGCATTATGCGAGTTTGATAGCCAGACAGATGGGATGCAATGAGCGGGAAATCCACCAATTATACCGAGCGTCCATGCTTCATGATATTGGCAAAATCTCTACGCCTGATTCGATATTATTAAAACCAAGTCGGTTAAATCAATCAGAGTATGCTGTGATACAAGAGCATGTGACAACGGGATACAATATCTTAAAGAGTATGGATATTTTTAAAGATTTGGCTGAGATTGTGAGACACCATCATGAGCGCTATGACGGATTGGGATATCCTCAAAAACTCAAAGGAGATCAGATTCCGATACTCTCTTATATCATGTGCCTAGCAGATGCTTTTGACGCTATGACAACAGACCGCATCTACAAAGGGCGAAAAAGTATCCAAGAGGCCATCAAAGAGATTCAAGCACTCAGAGGCAAACAGTTTCATCCTTTGGTTGTTGATGCTGCTGTTGTCGCATTGCGCGATATAGAAATTGAACAAACCATTTTCCAAGACCCAAATAGCAGCCTGGAAAAAGCACGTTTTGTCTACTTTTATAATGACCAATTAACTGGGGCTTATAACCGAGAATATCTCAAATTTGTATTGCAACACTCTGAGCAAGATATCTATCATTATCAAGGGGCACACGGTATTTACTTGCACCATTTTTCAGAGTACAATCATGAGTTTGGATGGCATGCTGGAGATGTGTTGTTGACACTATTTGCAGAAGAGTTACGCACTCGCTTCCCCGAAGCTTTGGTTTTTAGAAGTTTTGGCGATGATTTTATTATCTTACACAAAAAAAGACCCCATACGCTAGATATATTGCCTTTTGAATCTCTAAAAGGGACGCATGTGAGCGCATGTTACCACTATGTGGACCTTCAAAATATCCAAAGCGACATTAGCATCGAAGCCTTTGAAGCACTTTTTTGCCATCAATGTCATGAGTCTGATATGAATGCTTGA
- a CDS encoding ABC transporter permease, producing MNHKKRDNRKRVPFRGGGFTHKPLFYVGPLVFVILIALLQWGTTKGWISNLTLPKPSGVAHALIELYQSGLLYKHLVPSLTRLLVGSLIGVSAGIVIGVFIGLFSMARAALLPLVAALFPVPKIALLPLFVIWFGIDEGSKYALIALGSFAPMVVATYAAIDNVDRSLIRMGQSFGLKWFSIVRKIVLPGALPGILSGLRIALSISIILLVAAEMLGANYGIGAYVLEAGSLYDLERLFAGVFILSLIGVIINWLIGILERKLLAWRT from the coding sequence ATGAATCACAAAAAGAGAGACAATCGCAAACGTGTGCCTTTTCGTGGTGGAGGCTTTACACATAAACCCCTCTTTTATGTCGGGCCACTAGTATTTGTCATCCTAATCGCCCTATTGCAATGGGGAACGACAAAGGGGTGGATTTCAAATCTCACCCTTCCCAAGCCTTCTGGAGTCGCACACGCACTCATAGAACTCTATCAATCAGGACTTTTATACAAACATCTTGTGCCTTCGCTCACGCGATTGCTTGTAGGATCGTTGATTGGTGTGAGTGCGGGTATTGTCATTGGAGTATTCATCGGACTCTTTAGTATGGCGCGTGCGGCATTGCTTCCACTAGTCGCCGCCCTCTTTCCCGTACCAAAAATCGCCCTCTTACCGCTTTTTGTCATCTGGTTTGGTATTGATGAAGGATCCAAATACGCGCTGATTGCGTTGGGCTCATTTGCTCCGATGGTAGTGGCTACATATGCAGCCATCGACAATGTCGATCGCAGTTTGATTCGCATGGGACAAAGTTTTGGACTCAAGTGGTTTTCAATCGTGCGCAAAATCGTCTTACCCGGGGCACTTCCGGGCATCCTCTCCGGTCTTAGAATCGCCCTTTCAATCTCTATTATCCTTTTGGTCGCAGCTGAAATGTTGGGGGCAAATTACGGTATTGGAGCTTATGTTCTTGAAGCGGGTTCCTTATATGATTTGGAGCGCTTGTTTGCCGGTGTTTTTATACTCTCACTCATCGGGGTGATTATCAATTGGTTGATTGGAATCTTGGAGCGGAAACTTTTGGCATGGCGTACATAA
- a CDS encoding RNA-binding S4 domain-containing protein, which translates to MKFELHDEYIELFKLIKIMGLVDSGAHAKMLIEEGSVQRNHEVELRKRAKIIAGDVINVADTSIEVIAKH; encoded by the coding sequence ATGAAATTTGAATTACACGATGAGTATATTGAACTCTTTAAACTCATCAAAATCATGGGATTAGTAGATAGTGGTGCGCATGCGAAAATGCTCATAGAAGAAGGCTCTGTTCAAAGAAATCACGAAGTAGAACTGCGAAAACGTGCCAAAATCATTGCAGGCGATGTCATTAATGTTGCTGATACGAGTATCGAAGTCATCGCGAAACATTAA
- a CDS encoding YrhK family protein, which yields MNTHNKVFLDLGQEHITIQRRYEALGAFNDLLIALWFLIGSFLFLTHSLVESGTWLFIAGSAQLLIKPIIKLTSLIHVSRVYHTEKR from the coding sequence ATGAATACCCATAATAAGGTTTTTTTAGACTTAGGTCAAGAACACATCACGATTCAACGACGATATGAAGCGTTAGGAGCTTTTAATGACCTTCTTATCGCACTGTGGTTTTTAATTGGAAGCTTTTTATTTCTGACCCATTCGCTTGTCGAAAGTGGCACGTGGTTATTTATAGCCGGTAGTGCGCAACTCCTTATCAAACCAATCATAAAATTGACCAGTTTGATTCATGTGAGTCGGGTCTATCATACAGAAAAAAGATAA
- a CDS encoding ABC transporter ATP-binding protein, with amino-acid sequence MKLQIEDLSHHYGQVEVLSHINLEINKHQIICLVGPSGCGKSTLLRLLGGLEQPSSGQVLQIGDAPANSLNPLTYIFQDFALLPWRSVYDNIALVLEDHGIKKKEKQEIIANVLARTKLTEFAHAMPKQLSGGMKQRVAIARALSVRPAVLLMDEPLSALDSQTSALLIDDLIGLWNREKFTACYVTHNLAEAVRLGHKIVVLSRRPGRICDIVDIDIPLNERHNHIEELNNKQNDLWNLMRAEASMADKELL; translated from the coding sequence GTGAAATTACAAATCGAAGATCTCTCTCATCACTATGGTCAAGTCGAAGTACTCAGTCATATCAATTTAGAAATCAATAAACACCAAATTATCTGCTTGGTCGGTCCATCGGGTTGTGGAAAATCCACATTATTGAGGCTCTTAGGTGGTTTGGAACAACCCTCAAGTGGTCAGGTGCTCCAAATCGGTGACGCCCCGGCAAACTCACTCAACCCACTCACATACATCTTTCAAGATTTTGCCCTACTTCCTTGGCGTAGTGTGTATGATAATATCGCACTGGTACTTGAAGACCATGGCATCAAGAAAAAAGAGAAACAGGAGATTATTGCCAATGTATTAGCACGCACTAAACTCACAGAATTTGCCCATGCCATGCCCAAACAACTCAGCGGCGGGATGAAACAGCGCGTCGCCATCGCACGAGCTTTGAGTGTCCGCCCTGCGGTATTGCTCATGGATGAGCCCCTCTCCGCACTTGATAGTCAAACTTCTGCATTGTTGATTGATGATTTGATTGGATTGTGGAATCGTGAAAAATTCACCGCCTGCTATGTCACACACAATCTCGCTGAGGCCGTGCGTCTTGGGCACAAAATCGTTGTCTTATCACGCAGACCCGGTCGTATTTGTGACATCGTGGATATCGATATCCCACTCAATGAGCGCCACAATCACATCGAAGAGCTTAACAACAAGCAAAACGACCTTTGGAATCTCATGAGAGCAGAAGCCTCTATGGCAGACAAGGAACTCTTATGA